A single window of Eucalyptus grandis isolate ANBG69807.140 chromosome 1, ASM1654582v1, whole genome shotgun sequence DNA harbors:
- the LOC104457190 gene encoding integrin-linked protein kinase 1-like — translation MDLAAQLKRGISRQFSTGSVRRSFSRQFTRQSSLDPRRNNMRFSFGRQSSLDPIRRSPDPDDELSVPENLDSTMQLLFMACRGDVKGVEDLLNEGIDVNSIDLDGRTGLHIAACEGHVEVVKLLLSRKANIDARDRWGSTAAADAKYYGNPEVYNILKARGAKVPKTRRTPMTVANPREVPEYELNPLELQVRKGDGVSKGTYQVAKWNGTKVAVKILDKDSYSDAETINAFKHELELLEKVRHPNVVQFVGAVTQNMPMMIVLEYHPKGDLGSYLQKKGRLSPPKALRFALDIARGMNYLHECKPDPIIHCDLKPKNILLDSGGQLKISGFGLISFARVSPDKAKLAQPGTQAELSRLYVAPEVYKDEIFDRSVDAFSFGLILYEMIEGAQPFYPSSPEEAAKMICLEGKRPPFKIKAKNYPPDLKELIEECWDPESVVRPTFSEIIVRLDKIVANCSRQGWWKDTFKLPWK, via the exons atggattTGGCTGCGCAGCTGAAGCGGGGGATATCGCGGCAGTTCTCGACGGGGTCGGTGAGGCGGAGCTTCAGCCGGCAGTTCACGCGGCAGTCGTCGCTGGACCCGCGGCGGAACAACATGCGGTTCAGCTTCGGGCGGCAGTCCTCGCTCGACCCGATCCGGCGGAGCCCCGACCCGGACGACGAGCTCTCGGTGCCCGAGAACCTGGACTCCACGATGCAGCTCCTCTTCATGGCGTGCCGCGGGGACGTGAAGGGGGTGGAGGACCTGCTGAACGAAGGGATCGACGTGAACAGCATCGATCTGGACGGCCGCACCGGGCTGCACATCGCCGCCTGCGAGGGCCACGTCGAGGTCGTCAAGCTGCTGCTCAGTAGGAAGGCCAACATCGATGCCCGCGACCGGTGGGGCAGCACG GCAGCTGCCGATGCGAAATACTACGGAAATCCGGAAGTATACAACATTCTGAAAGCTCGTGGAGCCAAAGTCCCT aaaacaagaagaacacCCATGACCGTTGCCAACCCTCGGGAAGTTCCAGAATATGAGCTCAATCCTTTAGAACTTCAGGTTCGGAAGGGCGACGGTGTTTCAAAg GGAACATATCAAGTAGCTAAATGGAATGGGACAAAGGTTGCTGTCAAGATACTGGATAAGGACAGTTACTCAGACGCGGAGACCAT CAATGCTTTCAAGCATGAGTTAGAGTTACTAGAAAAGGTGAGACATCCGAATGTGGTTCAGTTTGTTGGAGCTGTCACTCAAAACATGCCCATGATGATTGTTTTGGAGTACCATCCAAAa GGTGATCTTGGAAGCTATCTTCAGAAGAAAGGGCGTCTCTCTCCACCTAAAGCTCTACGGTTTGCTCTTGATATTGCAAG GGGTATGAATTATCTCCATGAATGTAAACCAGATCCCATCATCCACTGTGACTTAAAGCCTAA AAATATCTTGCTGGATAGTGGGGGTCAGTTAAAGATCTCTGGATTTGGTTTGATAAGTTTTGCAAGAGTATCCCCAGATAAAGCAAAACTTGCACAGCCTGGGACTCAAGCTGAATTGTCAc GTTTATATGTGGCACCTGAGGTTTATAAGGATGAAATATTTGATAGAAGTGTGGATGCATTTTCCTTTGGTCTCATTCTTTATGAG ATGATTGAAGGAGCTCAGCCTTTCTATCCGAGTTCTCCAGAAGAGGCAGCCAAAATGATATGTTTAGAAGGAAAACGACCGCCTTTCAAGATCAAAGCTAAAAACTACCCTCCTGATTTGAAAGA GTTGATAGAGGAATGCTGGGATCCAGAGTCTGTCGTGAGGCCAACTT